A window of the Desulforapulum autotrophicum HRM2 genome harbors these coding sequences:
- a CDS encoding HDOD domain-containing protein: MSGPDISHAGIELDAICLPCLGGETGSSDTGQIQSDPSDRRVFVNALFKKMMDQNSFLSFYRQVSDLNQILTMKYSSATDIARVILKDMALTTKVLKLVNAPFYRHFSNRGISTISEAMIILGTDEVRLAAAGMKIYEMMSSLGNVAILKQKTLKGLQRSIMARQIVREGEFKEADAIQIAAMLYDLGEYMVALFAPEKYIRIELAMDEHFFSRAKASKSILGLSYSDLGMIVALKLHLPKNIVNDMRPVTDFCVNWEGLIEGDRHRYVCAFVNEMCNIPLDDEGCQDIEQAQLVVEKYNDILNLDMSTSLAIFTNSWDKMIKHEALLNISPSLDLNNAGPGISGVKNQERLNAGLKQLEQNLDKQLSIHEIFTSIVETLFKSFYFTQVCIAIKKNETQMMDARFAKGDRSKEFLKWFSYKIENSQDLFNEAIMDHKDIIITEITRPEYEKKIPAWYRDRLAGDEISSAIAVFPVFVDQKIIAMICVNWNNSLYPMNQRIVDYINNFRSVMVKIFTLHGREPDNLTAYSQ; the protein is encoded by the coding sequence ATGTCTGGACCAGACATCTCCCATGCCGGGATAGAATTAGATGCAATCTGCCTGCCTTGCCTGGGGGGAGAAACAGGGAGCAGCGATACGGGGCAAATCCAGTCAGATCCTTCTGACCGCCGTGTGTTTGTCAATGCCCTGTTCAAAAAAATGATGGATCAGAATTCTTTTTTATCCTTTTACAGGCAGGTCAGTGATCTCAATCAAATTTTGACAATGAAATATTCCTCGGCCACTGATATTGCCCGGGTGATTCTAAAGGATATGGCACTGACCACAAAGGTGCTTAAACTGGTAAATGCTCCTTTTTATCGGCATTTTTCAAACAGGGGGATCTCAACAATTTCAGAGGCCATGATTATCCTGGGGACAGACGAGGTCCGACTGGCGGCTGCGGGTATGAAAATATATGAAATGATGAGTAGCCTTGGTAATGTTGCAATTCTTAAACAAAAGACATTAAAAGGCCTTCAACGGAGCATCATGGCAAGGCAGATTGTCCGGGAGGGTGAATTCAAAGAGGCAGACGCCATTCAAATTGCTGCAATGCTTTATGACCTGGGGGAATACATGGTGGCATTGTTTGCTCCGGAAAAATATATCAGGATTGAGCTGGCCATGGATGAACACTTTTTTTCCCGTGCAAAGGCGTCAAAATCGATACTTGGACTTTCCTATAGCGATCTGGGAATGATCGTGGCTTTAAAACTCCATCTGCCGAAAAATATTGTTAATGATATGCGACCGGTGACGGATTTTTGTGTGAATTGGGAGGGGCTAATTGAGGGCGATCGACATCGATATGTTTGCGCCTTTGTCAATGAAATGTGTAATATCCCCCTGGATGATGAGGGTTGTCAAGATATTGAACAGGCCCAGCTTGTTGTAGAAAAATACAATGATATATTGAACCTTGACATGTCAACGTCATTGGCAATTTTTACAAACTCATGGGATAAAATGATAAAACATGAAGCCCTTCTGAACATATCTCCTTCCCTGGATTTGAACAATGCAGGGCCAGGGATTTCCGGGGTAAAAAATCAGGAAAGGCTCAATGCCGGGTTGAAACAGTTAGAGCAAAATCTGGATAAGCAGCTCAGTATTCATGAGATCTTTACCAGTATAGTAGAGACCCTTTTTAAAAGTTTTTATTTTACCCAGGTTTGCATTGCCATTAAGAAAAATGAGACCCAGATGATGGATGCCCGGTTTGCAAAAGGGGATCGCTCAAAGGAATTCCTGAAGTGGTTTTCGTATAAAATAGAAAACAGCCAGGATCTATTTAACGAGGCCATCATGGACCATAAAGATATTATTATCACGGAGATCACCAGGCCGGAATACGAGAAAAAGATTCCCGCCTGGTACAGGGATCGGTTAGCGGGAGATGAGATATCTTCAGCCATCGCTGTTTTTCCCGTATTTGTGGATCAGAAGATTATTGCAATGATTTGTGTAAACTGGAATAACAGTCTTTATCCAATGAACCAGAGAATAGTTGATTATATCAATAATTTCAGGTCTGTTATGGTAAAAATATTTACACTCCATGGTCGAGAACCTGACAACTTGACCGCTTATTCTCAATGA
- the mutY gene encoding A/G-specific adenine glycosylase, translated as MMEIQTALLKWYHTHHRELPWRKTANPYSIWVSEVMLQQTQVKTVVPYYGRFMEAFPTVASLARADLEQVLKLWEGLGYYARARNFHKACQTVTTDLKGIIPRDLKGFKALPGVGDYIAAAVLSIAFNIPLAVVDGNVKRVLARVFTMDDPVNHGPSHKKFQAKADLILDRSCPGAFNQAVMELGALVCSPRNPGCTICPLGQYCRALESDSVDKYPLRNKTKPVPTVHIAAGVVKKGDKLLITLRKPEGLLGGLWEFPGGKVKTGEQASSACVRELAEETGLRVAVTSHLARVKHAYTHFKIEMDIFNCQYISGNVRLNGPVDHRWIFPHEIRQYPFPKANLKFIPLLENPDEIPLKTMSAVT; from the coding sequence ATGATGGAAATTCAAACCGCTCTCTTGAAATGGTACCACACCCACCACCGGGAACTTCCCTGGAGGAAAACGGCAAACCCCTACAGTATCTGGGTTTCCGAGGTGATGCTCCAGCAGACCCAGGTAAAGACCGTGGTGCCCTATTACGGCCGATTCATGGAAGCCTTTCCCACGGTTGCGTCCCTTGCCCGGGCAGATCTTGAACAGGTGCTCAAACTCTGGGAAGGGCTTGGATACTATGCCAGGGCAAGAAATTTCCACAAGGCATGCCAGACCGTGACAACGGATCTCAAGGGAATCATTCCCCGGGATCTTAAGGGATTCAAGGCCCTGCCCGGTGTGGGGGACTACATTGCCGCAGCCGTTCTCAGTATCGCATTTAATATCCCCCTGGCCGTTGTGGACGGCAATGTCAAACGGGTGCTGGCCCGGGTGTTCACCATGGACGACCCGGTGAACCACGGTCCGTCCCACAAAAAATTCCAGGCAAAGGCCGATCTTATTCTGGATCGCTCCTGCCCGGGAGCCTTCAACCAGGCCGTCATGGAGCTGGGGGCCCTGGTTTGCAGCCCGCGCAACCCCGGTTGCACGATCTGTCCCCTTGGGCAGTACTGCCGGGCCCTGGAATCGGACAGTGTGGATAAATACCCACTTCGCAACAAGACTAAACCGGTGCCAACGGTTCACATTGCCGCAGGAGTGGTAAAAAAAGGAGATAAACTTTTGATCACCCTGAGAAAGCCGGAAGGACTTCTGGGCGGGTTATGGGAATTTCCCGGCGGCAAGGTAAAAACCGGCGAGCAGGCCTCTTCGGCCTGTGTCCGGGAACTTGCCGAAGAAACGGGCCTCAGGGTGGCGGTGACCTCCCATCTGGCCCGGGTCAAGCATGCCTATACCCATTTTAAAATTGAAATGGACATTTTCAATTGCCAATATATTTCCGGCAATGTCAGGCTCAACGGACCTGTGGACCATCGCTGGATTTTCCCCCATGAGATCCGTCAATACCCCTTTCCCAAGGCCAATCTCAAATTCATTCCCCTGCTGGAAAATCCAGACGAAATACCCTTGAAAACCATGTCTGCTGTCACTTAG
- a CDS encoding TRAP transporter small permease subunit — translation MFLSLIVLIIAVEIVLRSVFNTSTLIADEYSAYFFVGVVLLGLGFTLKEGAHIRITLVTSLVGERANQVLNIMSTLAAIAITTFALYHTSIMVFESWQLDMTADTISETPIFLSQMVIPAGLAMFDLQLAANFLKRFL, via the coding sequence GTGTTCCTGTCCCTCATTGTTCTTATCATTGCCGTTGAGATTGTGTTAAGATCGGTGTTCAATACATCCACACTGATCGCAGACGAGTACAGCGCCTACTTCTTTGTGGGAGTGGTGCTCCTGGGGCTTGGGTTCACTCTCAAGGAGGGTGCCCACATTCGCATCACCCTGGTCACCTCCCTGGTGGGCGAGCGTGCCAACCAGGTTCTGAACATTATGTCTACACTTGCAGCCATTGCCATCACCACTTTTGCCCTTTATCACACTTCTATAATGGTGTTTGAGTCGTGGCAGCTCGACATGACCGCCGACACCATCAGCGAAACCCCGATCTTTCTTTCCCAGATGGTCATACCCGCAGGTCTTGCCATGTTTGACCTGCAGCTTGCGGCAAACTTTTTAAAGAGGTTTCTATGA
- a CDS encoding vitamin B12-dependent ribonucleotide reductase — MTEAVLAIEPEISEATLTVLKRRYLQKDKRGRVVETPGQMFMRVASYIAAAEKAHGNDPGVYRDLFYGIMARLEFLPNSPTLMNAGTDLGQLAACFVLPVEDSISGIFETVKNAALIHKSGGGTGFSFSRLRPKDSRVGSTGGVASGPVSFMKIFNVATEQVKQGGTRRGANMAVLRVDHPDIMEFILCKQASADLNNFNISVGVTDEFMVKARTGLPYNLVDPRDGRVVGTLNATDVFEAMVKQAWHNGDPGIIFLDRINQDNPTPLLGEIESTNPCGEQPLLPMEACNLGSVNLAKFVVEKKGKPTIDYASLGKTIALAVRFLDDTIDRSIYPLDEITAMVRGNRKIGLGVMGFADLLFALELPYNSDRAVALAEEVMAFVQSEARKASRALAQERGVFENFDKSVFRNDKDRRFRNATVTTIAPTGTLSIIAGSSSGIEPLFALSFIRTIMDNETFLEVNPHFMAVAQAQGFYSEALMEKIAKTGTIKGMTEIPESVRKVFVTAHDVSPAWHVKMQAAFQKHTDNAVSKTVNLPRDATEHDVAEIYTSAFDFGCKGVTIYRDGSKANQVLSISGATAPQDRFSKSVRQRPETLEGFTTRMKTGMGQLYVTVTELDGRPFEVFATIGKSGKSTTAKTEAIGRLISLALRAGVDVRDIIDQVAGIGGEHAVFQEGGRVLSIPDAIGRVLEKRYGRNGKKKVNNTLTEDLCPECGHVISHEEGCVTCHSCGYTRCG; from the coding sequence ATGACAGAAGCGGTATTGGCCATTGAGCCTGAAATATCAGAAGCAACATTAACCGTCCTGAAAAGACGCTATCTCCAGAAGGATAAAAGGGGGAGGGTCGTTGAAACACCGGGTCAGATGTTTATGCGGGTGGCGTCCTACATCGCCGCTGCAGAAAAGGCCCATGGCAATGACCCCGGGGTCTATCGGGATCTGTTTTACGGCATCATGGCAAGGCTGGAGTTTCTGCCTAACTCCCCGACGCTCATGAACGCTGGTACGGATCTGGGACAACTTGCCGCCTGCTTTGTGCTCCCGGTCGAAGATTCCATTTCCGGTATTTTTGAAACGGTGAAAAATGCGGCGTTGATCCATAAATCCGGGGGAGGTACGGGGTTTTCCTTTTCACGGTTGAGGCCCAAGGATTCCAGGGTGGGAAGCACAGGCGGTGTTGCCTCTGGACCGGTTTCGTTCATGAAAATTTTTAACGTTGCAACCGAGCAGGTCAAACAGGGCGGCACCCGAAGGGGGGCCAACATGGCTGTTCTCAGGGTGGATCACCCGGATATCATGGAGTTCATCCTCTGCAAGCAGGCCAGTGCTGATCTGAACAATTTCAACATCTCCGTGGGGGTGACCGATGAGTTCATGGTAAAGGCCAGAACGGGGTTACCCTACAACCTTGTGGATCCAAGGGATGGCCGGGTGGTCGGTACCCTGAATGCCACGGATGTGTTTGAGGCCATGGTTAAGCAGGCATGGCACAACGGTGATCCTGGCATCATTTTTCTGGACCGCATCAACCAGGACAACCCTACGCCGCTTCTCGGGGAGATTGAATCCACCAACCCCTGCGGTGAACAGCCCCTGTTGCCCATGGAGGCGTGTAACCTCGGCTCCGTCAATCTGGCAAAGTTTGTTGTCGAAAAAAAGGGCAAACCCACCATTGACTATGCCTCCCTTGGAAAAACCATCGCCCTTGCTGTTCGGTTCCTGGACGACACCATTGACCGATCCATCTATCCCCTTGACGAGATCACAGCCATGGTACGGGGCAATAGAAAGATCGGCCTGGGCGTGATGGGGTTTGCAGATCTCCTTTTTGCCCTTGAACTTCCCTACAACTCCGACCGGGCCGTGGCACTGGCCGAAGAGGTCATGGCCTTTGTCCAGAGTGAGGCACGCAAGGCATCCCGGGCCCTTGCCCAGGAGAGGGGAGTGTTTGAAAATTTTGACAAGAGTGTTTTTAGAAACGATAAAGACCGGCGTTTCAGAAATGCCACGGTCACCACCATTGCGCCCACTGGCACCCTGAGCATCATTGCCGGCAGCTCAAGCGGGATTGAGCCCCTGTTTGCCCTGAGTTTTATCCGAACCATCATGGATAATGAAACCTTTCTGGAGGTTAACCCCCATTTCATGGCCGTGGCCCAGGCCCAGGGGTTTTACAGCGAAGCCCTTATGGAGAAAATTGCCAAAACAGGCACCATCAAGGGAATGACCGAGATTCCGGAGAGCGTCAGAAAGGTTTTTGTCACGGCCCACGATGTTTCGCCTGCCTGGCATGTGAAGATGCAGGCCGCCTTTCAGAAGCATACGGACAACGCCGTGTCAAAGACGGTGAATCTTCCCAGGGATGCCACAGAGCACGATGTGGCTGAAATATACACCTCAGCCTTTGACTTTGGCTGCAAGGGGGTCACCATCTACCGGGACGGAAGTAAGGCAAACCAGGTGTTGTCCATTTCAGGAGCCACTGCCCCCCAGGATCGATTTTCAAAGAGCGTTCGCCAGCGGCCGGAAACCCTGGAGGGCTTTACCACACGGATGAAGACCGGCATGGGCCAGCTCTATGTCACTGTTACCGAGCTTGACGGCCGGCCGTTTGAGGTGTTTGCCACCATCGGCAAATCCGGCAAATCCACAACTGCAAAAACCGAGGCCATTGGCCGGCTGATTTCCCTTGCCCTCAGGGCCGGGGTGGATGTTCGGGACATCATCGACCAGGTTGCGGGCATTGGCGGTGAGCACGCCGTATTCCAGGAGGGTGGAAGGGTGTTGTCCATTCCTGATGCCATTGGTCGGGTCCTTGAAAAACGCTATGGTCGGAATGGCAAAAAAAAGGTCAACAATACCCTTACAGAGGATCTGTGTCCCGAGTGTGGTCATGTGATCAGCCATGAAGAAGGGTGTGTCACCTGTCATTCCTGCGGCTATACCCGGTGTGGTTGA
- a CDS encoding TRAP transporter substrate-binding protein, whose amino-acid sequence MQSFKKGLIIFTLVLFSATLGWAEKTVKLDLNAIYGATSFHTMGAMDFAKLARDYSKGSIDITVHPGGSLGFKGPELLKSVKDAQLPMSDILMGVVAGSENVFGLSSLPRLAGSFSEAKALYDDCKPLYEKAAMKWNQKFLYAAPWPPSGLVTKEAVNTAADIKGLKTRTYDKNGANFLRELGGSPLSLPWGEVYSSLRTGMIDSVLTSAESTKNGKFWEVLAHFSNINYAFPLNMVTINLDYWKSLSKDQKTAMLKAAAETETNQWSQSETKTMEALAVIKENGFTISEPSPAFSLEMDKAAAKIVDEFASNADAATKAILKKHTK is encoded by the coding sequence ATGCAGTCATTTAAAAAAGGTCTCATCATATTCACCCTTGTTCTCTTTTCGGCAACCCTTGGCTGGGCCGAAAAAACTGTTAAGCTCGATCTTAACGCCATATACGGGGCAACAAGCTTTCACACCATGGGTGCCATGGATTTTGCAAAACTTGCCCGGGACTATTCAAAGGGTAGTATCGACATCACCGTTCACCCGGGCGGCAGTCTTGGATTCAAAGGGCCTGAGCTCTTAAAATCCGTAAAAGACGCCCAGTTGCCCATGAGCGACATTCTCATGGGGGTTGTTGCCGGCAGCGAGAACGTGTTTGGTTTAAGCTCCCTTCCCCGGCTTGCCGGTTCGTTCAGCGAGGCAAAGGCCCTGTACGACGATTGCAAACCCCTGTATGAAAAAGCAGCAATGAAATGGAACCAGAAGTTCCTCTATGCAGCACCCTGGCCTCCCAGTGGGCTTGTCACAAAAGAAGCCGTCAATACCGCCGCCGACATCAAGGGTCTAAAGACAAGGACCTACGACAAAAACGGCGCCAACTTCCTCAGAGAGCTTGGCGGATCACCCCTTTCTCTGCCCTGGGGTGAGGTTTACTCGTCCCTTAGAACCGGCATGATTGATTCCGTGCTCACCTCGGCTGAATCCACTAAAAATGGAAAATTCTGGGAGGTGCTCGCCCATTTTTCCAACATCAACTACGCCTTTCCCCTGAACATGGTTACCATCAACCTGGACTACTGGAAATCTTTATCAAAGGATCAGAAAACGGCCATGCTCAAGGCTGCGGCTGAAACGGAAACCAATCAGTGGAGTCAGTCTGAAACAAAAACCATGGAAGCTCTTGCCGTCATAAAGGAGAACGGTTTCACTATTTCAGAACCATCCCCGGCCTTCTCCCTTGAGATGGACAAAGCTGCGGCTAAAATCGTCGACGAGTTTGCATCCAATGCAGATGCCGCAACCAAGGCCATCCTTAAAAAGCACACAAAATGA
- a CDS encoding TRAP transporter large permease, which translates to MISDPLLMSLVLFGFMFLCLFSGLWIGFSLLGTGIFGMLVFNLNLPPVISVWDKIGGLLANSIYNSTNSWSLTALPLFILMGEILYRTEISTKLLNGLLPWLANIPGRLLHINVFACSLFAAVSGSSAATTATVGKITLDELSRRGYDKRLAIGSLAGAGTLGFLIPPSLIMIIFGILSDTSIGKLFMGGVIPGMMLAGAYSIYIILVALVNPDVVPHENETFTLAQKLTALKDLTPILGLIFAVLGGIYMGITTPTEAAAIGVIGSIVLAFAFKNLTWANFKDALINAVKTNCMICFIILSASFLSQVVGFVGIARALSVYITGLGLSPYMLILVVGLMYIVLGMMLDGISIVVMTLPIVLPIVVAAGFQPLWFGIFLVFMVELSQITPPVGFSIFVIQGISTETVGTILRATLPFFIIMVLMVVMITLFPDIVFYLPEKMVQ; encoded by the coding sequence ATGATTTCCGATCCGTTGTTAATGTCCCTTGTATTGTTCGGATTCATGTTTTTGTGCCTCTTTTCCGGGCTCTGGATCGGTTTTTCCCTGCTGGGAACCGGCATATTCGGTATGCTGGTCTTTAATCTTAACCTGCCACCGGTCATTTCCGTGTGGGACAAGATCGGTGGTCTCCTGGCCAACTCCATTTACAACAGCACCAACTCCTGGTCGTTGACGGCCCTTCCCCTGTTCATCCTCATGGGCGAAATTCTCTACCGCACCGAAATTTCCACCAAACTGCTCAACGGGCTTCTGCCCTGGCTTGCAAACATCCCTGGAAGGCTTTTGCACATCAATGTGTTTGCCTGCTCGCTGTTTGCCGCCGTGTCTGGTTCCAGCGCCGCCACCACGGCAACGGTGGGTAAGATCACCCTGGACGAGCTCTCCCGGAGGGGGTATGACAAGCGCCTGGCCATCGGCTCCCTTGCCGGTGCCGGCACCCTGGGATTTCTCATCCCCCCCAGCCTGATCATGATCATATTCGGCATTCTATCCGACACCTCCATTGGCAAGCTCTTCATGGGCGGCGTGATCCCGGGAATGATGCTGGCAGGGGCCTACTCCATTTATATTATCCTGGTGGCCCTGGTTAATCCCGATGTGGTTCCCCATGAGAACGAGACTTTCACCCTGGCCCAGAAGCTCACAGCCCTCAAGGATCTGACGCCCATACTCGGGCTGATATTTGCCGTCCTCGGGGGAATATACATGGGCATCACCACCCCCACCGAGGCCGCGGCCATTGGTGTGATCGGCTCCATTGTTCTTGCCTTTGCCTTTAAAAACCTCACCTGGGCGAACTTCAAGGACGCCCTGATCAATGCTGTCAAGACCAACTGCATGATCTGCTTTATCATTCTTTCAGCCTCGTTTCTCTCCCAGGTGGTGGGTTTTGTGGGAATTGCCCGGGCCTTGAGTGTCTACATCACAGGCCTGGGACTTTCGCCCTATATGCTGATCCTTGTGGTCGGCCTGATGTACATTGTCCTTGGCATGATGCTGGACGGCATTTCCATCGTTGTCATGACCCTTCCCATTGTGCTGCCAATTGTTGTTGCAGCCGGATTTCAACCCCTGTGGTTCGGCATCTTCCTGGTGTTCATGGTCGAACTCTCCCAGATAACCCCACCCGTGGGATTCAGCATTTTTGTAATTCAGGGCATATCAACGGAAACAGTGGGCACCATCTTAAGGGCCACCCTGCCATTCTTCATCATCATGGTCTTGATGGTTGTTATGATCACTCTCTTTCCCGACATTGTCTTTTACCTGCCGGAAAAAATGGTTCAATAA
- a CDS encoding ABC transporter ATP-binding protein has protein sequence MTVIEKKGHDDRLLKVQGLTKNFGGVRAQDNVSFEVETGSVLGLIGPNGAGKTTLFNLITGVYAPDRGDIVFNGQSIAQLPVHQRVARGITRTFQNVELFSGMSVLENVMVGMHVRLTGGFWSAVIRPSSFVLQEQAARDKAIEILEFTGLASYAARPAGDLPVGRQKTAEIARALASDPLLMLLDEPAAGLNRVETSALGDLINRIKQRGITLMLVEHDMGLTMEVSDNVLVLDQGGVIAFDTPREIMNNTLVMEAYLGVEE, from the coding sequence ATGACCGTTATCGAAAAAAAAGGGCATGATGACCGCCTTTTAAAGGTGCAGGGGCTGACCAAGAATTTTGGTGGAGTCAGGGCCCAGGACAACGTCTCGTTCGAGGTTGAAACGGGCAGTGTCCTCGGTCTCATCGGACCCAACGGTGCGGGTAAGACCACCCTTTTTAACCTGATCACAGGGGTTTATGCTCCGGACCGGGGCGATATTGTTTTTAATGGACAATCCATTGCTCAATTGCCCGTTCACCAACGGGTGGCCCGGGGGATCACCCGGACCTTCCAGAACGTGGAGCTCTTCTCGGGCATGAGCGTTCTTGAAAATGTGATGGTTGGCATGCACGTTCGACTCACGGGCGGGTTCTGGAGCGCCGTGATCCGGCCGTCATCCTTTGTCCTCCAGGAGCAGGCCGCAAGGGACAAGGCCATTGAAATCCTTGAGTTCACAGGGCTTGCATCCTATGCCGCAAGGCCAGCCGGAGATCTTCCCGTGGGCCGTCAGAAGACGGCCGAGATCGCACGGGCTCTTGCCTCGGATCCGTTGCTCATGTTGCTGGACGAACCTGCCGCCGGATTGAACCGGGTGGAAACCAGCGCCCTTGGCGATTTGATCAATCGGATCAAACAGCGGGGGATCACCCTCATGCTGGTCGAGCACGACATGGGGCTGACCATGGAGGTGAGCGACAATGTGCTGGTGCTGGACCAGGGCGGGGTCATTGCCTTTGATACGCCCCGGGAGATCATGAACAACACCCTGGTCATGGAAGCCTACCTTGGGGTCGAGGAATAA
- a CDS encoding YciI family protein codes for MQFIVTGYDGTDDKALDRRMAARQAHLAMAKEMHESGHWLYAAAILDQGGKMTGSMIVCEFESRQALDKEWLDKEPYVLGKVWEKIEITGAKVAPFWDK; via the coding sequence ATGCAATTCATCGTTACAGGTTATGATGGGACAGATGACAAGGCCCTTGACAGAAGAATGGCGGCAAGGCAGGCCCATCTTGCCATGGCAAAAGAGATGCACGAATCCGGTCACTGGCTCTATGCAGCCGCCATCCTGGACCAGGGGGGCAAAATGACCGGCTCCATGATTGTGTGCGAATTTGAGTCAAGGCAGGCCCTTGATAAAGAGTGGCTGGACAAAGAACCCTATGTGCTGGGAAAGGTGTGGGAAAAGATTGAGATTACAGGGGCCAAGGTTGCGCCCTTCTGGGATAAATAA
- a CDS encoding tetratricopeptide repeat protein, giving the protein MEDKSILIVSEKKEEQIDLIRILKKIGYDKIFTTQSGGNAWAYLKSKKIDCVISSYEMTEMSGLSLLTILRKEESLATLPFFLTDNAFNKIKVLRAGQIGVTGLFVIPYDRNGIKDKLSLAIGNICSPVITEVEKSLEQGIYLIERKEYVRALELFETLVTQGENPEYYFNIGYIKTSQGKHSEAIEAFSKATQLDRLFVKAYEAMGRAHMALGNHQQSEECLQIAADIYLDSDKLGSAEGLLNEILEAGSTSLNVFNSLGVIHRKKGNKEQALRQYQKALKIHPDEPYIYYNIGRIYLDMKNTTKAKFYFQAALDKDHGFDEARQVIKAIDIGLV; this is encoded by the coding sequence ATGGAAGATAAATCCATACTGATTGTCAGTGAAAAGAAAGAAGAGCAGATCGACCTGATCCGGATTTTAAAAAAAATCGGGTATGATAAAATCTTCACCACCCAGAGCGGAGGTAATGCCTGGGCTTATCTAAAATCAAAAAAGATTGACTGTGTCATTTCTTCCTATGAAATGACAGAAATGTCCGGCCTGTCCCTGCTGACAATTCTTCGAAAAGAAGAATCGTTGGCCACCCTGCCCTTTTTCCTTACGGACAACGCCTTTAACAAAATCAAGGTGCTGCGCGCCGGACAAATCGGTGTGACCGGTCTTTTTGTGATCCCCTATGACCGGAATGGAATAAAAGACAAACTTTCCCTGGCCATTGGAAACATCTGTTCCCCAGTCATCACCGAGGTAGAAAAGAGCCTGGAACAAGGAATTTATCTCATTGAAAGAAAGGAATACGTCAGGGCCCTGGAACTGTTTGAAACCCTTGTTACGCAGGGAGAAAACCCTGAGTACTATTTTAACATCGGATATATCAAGACATCCCAGGGAAAACACAGTGAGGCCATTGAAGCCTTTTCCAAGGCCACCCAGCTCGACCGACTTTTTGTCAAGGCCTATGAAGCCATGGGACGGGCACACATGGCCCTTGGAAATCATCAGCAATCAGAAGAATGCCTGCAGATAGCAGCAGATATTTACCTGGATTCTGATAAACTGGGTTCAGCCGAAGGCCTGCTCAATGAAATCCTTGAAGCCGGATCAACCTCCCTGAACGTTTTCAACTCCCTTGGGGTTATCCATCGAAAAAAGGGCAATAAGGAACAGGCTCTCCGCCAGTACCAAAAAGCATTGAAAATCCACCCGGACGAACCCTATATTTACTACAATATCGGCCGGATCTACCTGGACATGAAAAATACGACAAAAGCCAAATTCTATTTCCAGGCGGCCCTGGACAAGGACCATGGATTTGATGAAGCCAGGCAGGTGATCAAGGCCATTGATATCGGCCTTGTGTAA
- a CDS encoding DUF3786 domain-containing protein — translation MALSVVDLYRDVLPKTNCRDCGFSTCLAFAGMVVSEKHPLKNCPHLDPAVVEQCNIELNEQYRAGKWLKRDMADDALAWAKERMASMKLTDLPDRIGGTLENQAGGTVLVLPYFNTTVLISDHTITRGDGSALTRWEQVFLYNHMAQGGSRMPTGKWKGLVEFPNTVSKIKSMVDKVEIPLMQAFKGRGEALRAAAEKYGAIVVPKDQHSADIALYFKALPKVPVMLMFTDQDLDDGFPGSVKLLFDETIITHLDIESIMFLSERIKQMLCD, via the coding sequence ATGGCGCTTTCAGTTGTTGATCTGTACCGGGATGTGCTGCCGAAAACCAATTGCAGGGATTGCGGGTTCTCCACCTGTCTTGCCTTTGCCGGTATGGTGGTGTCAGAAAAACATCCCCTGAAGAACTGCCCCCACCTTGATCCGGCCGTTGTCGAACAATGTAATATTGAACTCAACGAGCAGTATCGAGCCGGAAAATGGCTTAAACGGGACATGGCCGATGATGCCCTTGCCTGGGCAAAAGAGCGGATGGCCTCCATGAAACTTACGGACCTTCCCGACCGGATTGGTGGAACCCTTGAGAACCAGGCCGGAGGAACTGTTCTTGTGCTGCCCTATTTTAACACCACCGTATTGATATCGGACCACACAATAACAAGGGGTGACGGCTCTGCCCTGACCCGGTGGGAGCAGGTGTTCTTGTACAATCATATGGCCCAGGGCGGCAGCCGGATGCCCACCGGGAAATGGAAGGGACTGGTGGAGTTTCCCAACACGGTGTCCAAGATAAAGAGCATGGTGGATAAGGTTGAAATTCCACTGATGCAGGCGTTCAAGGGGCGGGGTGAAGCACTCAGGGCTGCAGCTGAAAAATACGGTGCCATAGTGGTCCCCAAGGATCAACATTCCGCAGATATTGCCCTGTATTTCAAGGCGTTGCCAAAGGTGCCGGTCATGCTGATGTTCACGGACCAAGACCTGGACGACGGGTTTCCCGGAAGCGTCAAGCTTCTGTTTGACGAAACCATCATCACCCACCTGGATATTGAGTCAATCATGTTTTTAAGTGAACGGATCAAGCAGATGCTCTGTGATTGA